The genomic interval GACCGGCGACGAGCACGCAGTCGGCCGGGTCGCCCCGGGACATGTTCTTCGACCAGGCCAGGCAAGGCGGCGCGCAGTCGCGCACCGGCCAGCGGCGGCATCGACAGCGACAGCAGGTTGACGTCGGCGCCGGCGAGCAGCAACACCACGCGGCGGCTGGCGGCAACGACATCGGTGAGATTGCGCAGCAGGCCTTCGCCCTGCTGGGCGATGCCGCCGCCGTCATTGACGACGGCAAAACGGCACAGGGCGCCTTCGCCTTCGGCGCGCGCTGGATGCCGGATATAAAGTGTAGTCAAACCGTCTCGCTTTCTTTTAATTTTGACGAACCCAGACCACCGACACGCCGCCGCCGATCACGCCCGGCTGCCGCTTGATCAGCGACAGCGCGTTCAGGGCGGCGCGGTCGAGGCGGATGCGGCTGTTCACCAGGAACCAGTCGCTGTGCACGCTCGCCGAATCGGCCACCAGCGGGCGGTTGCCGACTTCCTGCTGAAACTTGCCGATGTCGTCCCAGGGCACGTTGCGGCGCCGCGCCAGCAGCGCGTTCGCTTCCGACAGCGAATAATTCGGAATTACCGCCGACAGCACCTCGGCCGACGCCGTATTCACGTTCACCGGCGTGCGCTCGGGCAGCACCACCACGTAGGGGCGCAACCGCTCGAGCATGTCCGGCGTAAATCCTTTTACTGCCAACAAATCCTCGACTTCGAGGAACTTGATCGGCGTACCGAGCCCTCGCGCGTGACCGCCAGCGTCTCGGGCCCGCTCACGCCGCTGCCGCCGCCGTCGGCGCCGCCGCCGCCATCGACGCCCCCACGCCGCCCTGGCCGACCTGCCCCTCCCTTGCCACC from Massilia sp. Se16.2.3 carries:
- a CDS encoding type II secretion system protein GspK encodes the protein MLERLRPYVVVLPERTPVNVNTASAEVLSAVIPNYSLSEANALLARRRNVPWDDIGKFQQEVGNRPLVADSASVHSDWFLVNSRIRLDRAALNALSLIKRQPGVIGGGVSVVWVRQN